From the Maioricimonas rarisocia genome, one window contains:
- a CDS encoding sulfatase, with protein MNLRLSRAMSVVVTLLMIACCTVSPSRADDAAADRPNVLIIAIDDLNDWVGCLDGHPQAQTPHMDRLAARGTLFTNAHCQSPLCNPSRTSLLTGRRPSTTGVYGLAPWFRTVDDLEDIVTLPQHFRQNGYTTLTTGKIYHGGYPPRPQRQDEFDVWGPRAGVGVRPKQKLVTTPAGNHPLVDWGTFPHRDEDKGDWKVASWAVEQLETPPEEPFLMAVGFFLPHVPCYATQEWFDLYPNESLQLPPILRDDRADTPEFSWYLHWMLPEPRLSWLEETNQLKPLVRAYLASISFVDSQVGRVLDALEASGKADNTIVVLWSDHGFHLGEKEISGKNSLWEESTRVPLIFAGPGVSEGAVCARPAELLDIYPTLVEMTGGSQRDGLEGHSLVPQLKDAQAERKWPAITTHNVGNHGIRSEHWRYIRYADGSEELYDLRSDPNEWKNLAGNPKYADVIREHAAFLPSVNRQPVPGSAHRVLVKEDGQWVWEGKPIDPAEKWE; from the coding sequence ATGAATCTCCGACTCTCTCGCGCGATGTCCGTTGTGGTCACATTACTGATGATCGCGTGTTGTACCGTCTCCCCGTCGCGGGCAGACGACGCTGCCGCAGATCGTCCCAATGTGTTGATCATTGCGATCGACGACCTGAACGACTGGGTCGGCTGTCTGGACGGACATCCACAGGCGCAGACACCGCACATGGATCGTCTCGCCGCACGCGGCACGCTGTTCACAAACGCGCACTGCCAGTCGCCGCTTTGCAACCCGTCACGCACGAGTCTGCTGACCGGCCGCCGTCCATCGACGACCGGCGTTTACGGCCTCGCACCGTGGTTCCGTACCGTCGACGATCTCGAGGACATCGTCACGCTGCCGCAGCACTTCCGTCAAAACGGCTACACGACGCTGACAACGGGCAAGATCTACCACGGCGGATACCCGCCCCGTCCGCAGCGCCAGGACGAATTCGATGTCTGGGGACCGCGCGCGGGGGTTGGCGTCCGGCCGAAGCAGAAGCTCGTCACGACGCCGGCGGGCAATCATCCGCTCGTCGACTGGGGGACGTTTCCTCATCGTGACGAGGACAAGGGAGACTGGAAGGTCGCCAGCTGGGCGGTCGAACAGCTTGAAACGCCCCCCGAGGAACCGTTCCTGATGGCGGTCGGTTTCTTCCTGCCGCACGTCCCCTGCTACGCCACCCAGGAGTGGTTCGACCTGTACCCGAACGAGTCCCTGCAACTGCCGCCAATCCTGCGCGACGACCGTGCCGACACGCCCGAGTTCTCGTGGTATCTGCACTGGATGCTTCCCGAACCGCGACTGAGCTGGCTGGAGGAAACGAATCAGCTCAAGCCGCTGGTGCGGGCGTATCTGGCGTCGATCAGCTTCGTCGACAGCCAGGTGGGGCGGGTGCTCGACGCTCTCGAAGCGAGCGGCAAGGCGGACAACACGATCGTGGTGCTGTGGTCGGACCACGGCTTCCATCTCGGCGAGAAGGAGATCTCGGGCAAGAATTCGCTGTGGGAAGAATCGACCCGCGTGCCGCTCATCTTCGCCGGCCCTGGTGTGTCGGAAGGGGCCGTCTGCGCGCGTCCTGCCGAGCTGCTCGACATCTATCCGACGCTGGTCGAAATGACCGGTGGTTCGCAGCGTGACGGGCTCGAAGGCCACAGCCTCGTGCCGCAACTCAAGGACGCTCAAGCCGAGCGGAAATGGCCGGCGATCACGACGCACAACGTCGGGAACCACGGGATTCGCAGCGAACACTGGCGATACATCCGCTATGCCGACGGATCCGAAGAGCTGTACGACCTGCGAAGCGATCCCAATGAATGGAAGAACCTCGCCGGTAATCCGAAGTACGCCGACGTCATCCGCGAGCACGCCGCTTTCCTGCCGAGCGTCAATCGTCAGCCTGTTCCGGGCAGCGCCCACCGCGTCCTCGTGAAGGAAGACGGCCAGTGGGTCTGGGAAGGCAAGCCGATCGATCCCGCCGAGAAGTGGGAATAG